Proteins encoded by one window of Aspergillus chevalieri M1 DNA, chromosome 6, nearly complete sequence:
- a CDS encoding serine palmitoyltransferase small subunit family protein (COG:S;~EggNog:ENOG410PXTY;~InterPro:IPR024512;~PFAM:PF11779;~TransMembrane:1 (o83-104i)) codes for MATTEMQSFYTPSTSTHISSHAPAAVDELINKYSSTMSTTTNTSSTSQPRRGVLGRAIDRVHLEYYRYEVTFGIYVLTPGEKLAANTFVMVFMTLLLWALLLYFPALLYNKLSRLVWLLTGHSGEEMGAVLGILETRAGATSPAFSSPTS; via the coding sequence ATGGCCACCACCGAAATGCAGTCCTTCTATACCCCCTCGACCTCTACGCACATCTCCTCCCACGCGCCAGCTGCTGTCGACGAACTGATCAATAAATATTCCTCGACCATGTCGACTACCACCAACACATCTTCCACATCACAGCCCCGTCGAGGCGTGTTGGGTCGCGCCATCGATCGCGTCCATCTGGAATACTACCGGTACGAAGTGACTTTCGGGATCTACGTCCTGACGCCAGGCGAGAAATTGGCCGCCAACACCTTTGTCATGGTGTTCATgactcttcttctttgggcATTACTCCTCTACTTTCCTGCATTGCTATACAACAAGCTCAGTCGTCTCGTGTGGTTGTTGACGGGCCACAGCGGCGAGGAGATGGGGGCCGTTCTGGGCATTCTCGAGACGCGTGCCGGTGCCACATCGCCGGCGTTCTCAAGCCCGACTTCTTAA
- a CDS encoding rhomboid family membrane protein (COG:T;~EggNog:ENOG410PH15;~InterPro:IPR022764,IPR035952,IPR002610;~MEROPS:MER0015659;~PFAM:PF01694;~TransMembrane:7 (i137-157o256-280i292-313o319-342i349-368o374-391i465-487o);~go_component: GO:0016021 - integral component of membrane [Evidence IEA];~go_function: GO:0004252 - serine-type endopeptidase activity [Evidence IEA];~go_process: GO:0006508 - proteolysis [Evidence IEA]): MAVNDYYSSNYYGNPPRYDDLAADHDSFRRNAATPASHASHVSPFETSDSDLRHPEHSHQTLASDPSAYPAAARTNEHDYYSENIPLNEHEQGHYANGPPPEWMRQPTHYPPSPEMMEVPIDPERGRKKKGFFKKKLPWVTYLLTIIQIVVFIVELVKNAQFTGSPIETKPSFNPMIGPSPYVQIYMGARYAPCMKNIDGVQNSDTTIAWNCPNSTVADSMDSSNQCSLSQMCGFNGVPNPVPGGSLDDKPEPDQWYRFIIPIFLHGGFIHIGFNMIVQLTMGVDMERTIGWWRYGLVYLASGIFGFVLGGNYAGQANVSTGCSGALFGILALFILDLLYNWKDRPSPFVELVIMILGVGISFVLGLLPGLDNFSHIGGFIMGLALGLCVMRSPNALRERIGLARNPYVAMSGGAGAGPDDNKATTPGPSFVDYLKGRRGLNDQHSSMNPINFFKGRKPLWWAWWLVRAGALVAVLIGFILLIVNFYKYPKSNCDWCYRLSCLPVKNWCEQDQLNFKTTTTSN, translated from the exons ATGGCAGTCAACGACTACTACAGCTCGAATTACTACGGGAATCCTCCCAGATACGATGATTTAGCCGCAGACCACGACTCCTTCAGACGAAACGCAGCAACCCCGGCCTCGCATGCCTCGCATGTGTCCCCTTTCGAGACCTCCGACAGCGACCTCCGGCATCCCGAGCATAGTCACCAGACACTGGCTTCAGATCCCAGCGCATatcctgctgctgcacgAACAAATGAACACGATTACTATTCTGAGAATATCCCGCTGAATGAACACGAACAAGGTCATTATGCAAATGGCCCACCGCCGGAATGGATGCGACAACCCACCCATTACCCCCCATCGCCTGAGATGATGGAAGTACCAATCGATCCGGAGagggggaggaagaagaaggggtTCTTCAAGAAGAAGCTGCCATGGGTGACGTATCTCCTAACAATAATTCAGATTGTGGTGTTTATCGTGGAGTTGGTTAAGAATG CCCAATTCACAGGATCGCCCATCGAAACCAAACCCTCATTTAACCCGATGATCGGTCCCTCGCCGTATGTCCAGATCTATATGGGAGCGCGGTACGCACCATGCATGAAGAATATCGACGGTGTGCAGAATTCCGACACAACCATCGCCTGGAATTGCCCCAACAGCACAGTCGCCGATTCGATGGATTCCAGCAACCAGTGCTCATTGTCTCAAATGTGCGGCTTTAACGGAGTCCCCAATCCCGTTCCCGGAGGGTCTCTCGATGATAAGCCAGAACCCGACCAATGGTACCGATTTATTATTCCAATCTTTCTGCATGGAGGATTCATCCACATTGGTTTCAACATGATTGTACAATTGACGATGGGAGTGGACATGGAGCGAACCATCGGTTGGTGGCGGTATGGTCTGGTCTACCTTGCTAGTGGTATCTTTGGTTTCGTACTGGGTGGAAACTACGCGGGTCAAGCCAACGTTTCGACTGGTTGCTCTGGTGCTCTCTTCGGTATTCTGGCCCTGTTCATCTTGGATCTGTTGTACAACTGGAAAGACCGCCCATCGCCATTCGTCGAACTGGTCATCATGATCCTGGGTGTGGGTATCTCTTTCGTCCTGGGACTGCTTCCCGGATTGGATAACTTCTCCCACATTGGTGGTTTCATCATGGGTCTTGCTCTTGGACTTTGCGTCATGAGATCACCTAATGCCCTCCGCGAACGTATAGGTCTGGCCCGCAACCCGTACGTCGCCATGAGCGGTGGTGCCGGAGCTGGTCCGGATGACAACAAGGCCACCACCCCTGGTCCTAGCTTTGTTGATTACCTCAAGGGTCGGCGAGGGTTGAATGACCAGCACTCATCGATGAATCCGATCAACTTCTTCAAGGGCCGCAAGCCACTATGGTGGGCGTGGTGGTTGGTGCGAGCTGGTGCTCTGGTTGCGGTGCTGATTGGATTCATCTTGTTGATTGTCAACTTTTACAAATACCCCAAGTCGAATTGCGACTGGTGCTACCGGTTGAGTTGTCTG CCGGTTAAGAACTGGTGTGAACAGGACCAGTTGAATTTCAAGACAACTACGACGAGCAATTAA